In Fusobacterium perfoetens, a genomic segment contains:
- a CDS encoding WYL domain-containing protein yields MEKKLRITIPNEIYKIIESDLEDFGITKNFLCNYIFEKSDGFKQVYNYKYNGSKKIIQFNLNKRNLENYYSFLAEKNIEVEAEYFRNIFLYYAQQSKKSRELFIFKNTAEKIMYAIENRKKIIVTFADEIKKIISPYYMGSSELELKNYIFSYDEDESKFKNFTLRNIKSVYVTEKKTYDKEMEFVNKVIENFDPFLSYNKNVTVRFTDEGLRILKVIKTYRPKLLEQKGNICKFQCSELQGKRYFSCFWNEAEILEPEELRRWFKEKGEKTSNLYK; encoded by the coding sequence ATGGAAAAAAAACTTAGAATAACAATTCCTAATGAAATATATAAAATAATAGAAAGTGATTTGGAAGACTTTGGAATCACGAAAAATTTCTTGTGCAATTATATTTTTGAAAAATCAGATGGATTTAAGCAAGTGTATAACTATAAATATAATGGCTCTAAAAAAATTATTCAGTTTAATTTAAATAAAAGAAATCTTGAAAACTATTATTCTTTTTTAGCTGAAAAAAATATAGAAGTAGAAGCTGAATATTTTAGAAATATATTTCTTTATTATGCACAGCAGTCAAAAAAAAGCAGGGAACTTTTTATTTTTAAGAATACTGCTGAAAAAATAATGTATGCAATAGAAAATAGGAAAAAAATTATAGTTACTTTTGCAGATGAAATTAAAAAAATTATATCTCCTTATTATATGGGATCTTCTGAACTGGAGCTTAAAAATTATATCTTTTCATATGATGAAGATGAAAGTAAATTTAAAAATTTTACACTTAGAAACATAAAATCAGTTTATGTTACTGAGAAAAAGACTTATGATAAAGAAATGGAGTTTGTCAATAAAGTTATAGAAAATTTTGATCCATTTCTTTCTTATAATAAAAATGTAACAGTAAGATTTACAGATGAAGGGCTTAGAATTTTAAAAGTGATAAAAACATATAGACCTAAACTTTTAGAACAAAAAGGAAATATTTGTAAATTCCAATGTTCAGAGCTTCAGGGAAAAAGATATTTTTCATGTTTTTGGAATGAAGCTGAAATATTAGAGCCTGAAGAACTTCGTAGATGGTTTAAAGAAAAAGGGGAAAAAACTTCTAATCTTTATAAATGA
- a CDS encoding polysaccharide deacetylase family protein — MIYILIIIAVAVIIFTGKGIPVFLYHQVNSLSNVTPELFEEHLKILKEKNMKTITVSEYGKKETPKNSVLITFDDGYYDNYKIVFPLLKKYNMKATIFLNTLYIGEKRWGETKIEKNGIANYNAIKKYNALNDGTTEQYMTWSEIKEMYESGLVDFQSHSHKHMAEFKTLEFQGVFQEDSMDCTDIFLYGDIEEGFPKFPKRGEYSGPGIVINKEFFKKFRDFYISDLKGKDEKEILSLGQKYINEHIEPYVMIETEEDAENRIKKEFLINKSIIEEKLNNKVEYFCWPWGHRNKKTIELLKTLGVKGFITTKKGTNSYSPNWDMIRRIELRKFTPEKFKINLMIGRNLLLGKIYGWVS; from the coding sequence ATGATATATATATTAATAATTATTGCAGTGGCAGTTATTATTTTTACCGGAAAGGGAATTCCAGTTTTTCTTTACCATCAAGTAAATTCTCTTTCAAATGTAACACCTGAACTTTTTGAAGAACATTTAAAAATTCTTAAAGAAAAAAATATGAAGACTATTACAGTTTCTGAATATGGAAAAAAAGAGACACCTAAAAACAGTGTTCTTATAACTTTTGATGATGGATATTATGATAACTACAAAATTGTTTTTCCACTTTTAAAAAAATATAACATGAAAGCAACAATTTTTCTGAATACTTTATATATAGGCGAAAAAAGATGGGGAGAAACAAAAATAGAAAAAAATGGAATTGCAAATTATAATGCAATAAAAAAATATAATGCTCTTAATGATGGGACAACAGAGCAGTATATGACTTGGTCAGAAATAAAAGAAATGTATGAAAGTGGACTTGTTGACTTTCAGTCTCATTCTCATAAACATATGGCTGAATTTAAAACTTTGGAATTTCAAGGTGTGTTTCAAGAAGATAGTATGGATTGTACAGATATTTTTCTTTATGGAGATATTGAAGAAGGATTTCCAAAATTTCCTAAGCGTGGAGAATATTCAGGCCCTGGAATAGTAATAAATAAAGAATTTTTTAAAAAGTTTAGAGATTTTTATATTTCAGATTTAAAAGGAAAAGATGAAAAGGAAATTTTATCTTTAGGTCAAAAATATATAAATGAACATATAGAACCATATGTTATGATTGAAACAGAAGAAGATGCAGAAAATCGTATCAAAAAGGAATTTTTAATTAATAAATCTATAATAGAGGAAAAATTAAATAATAAAGTTGAGTATTTCTGCTGGCCATGGGGACACAGAAATAAAAAGACAATTGAGCTTTTAAAAACTCTTGGAGTAAAAGGATTTATTACTACTAAGAAAGGAACAAATTCATATTCACCAAATTGGGATATGATAAGAAGAATAGAACTTAGAAAATTTACACCTGAAAAATTTAAAATTAATCTTATGATAGGAAGAAATCTTTTACTTGGAAAAATATATGGTTGGGTATCATAA
- a CDS encoding glycosyltransferase family 2 protein, giving the protein MGLSVAMITLNEEKILERTLNSVAEFADEIVIVDSGSTDRTKEIAEKFGAKFIYQKWLGYGMQRNKAIDSSSNEWILNIDADEEISPALKEKIIRIKNGEIEGEVFTVNFTSVCFGKKLKHGGWSNSYHIRLFKKSAGRFNDNMVHEEFKTDKKVYTLKEDILHHSYLTIQDYFVKFNRYTTEGALDYYRKGKKPSALQIIFNPIYKFIKMYIIRLGFLDGIEGLMIASASAMYSMVKYFKLREIYKNGVYYEDNNIKNG; this is encoded by the coding sequence ATGGGATTATCAGTTGCAATGATAACACTTAACGAAGAAAAAATACTTGAGAGAACTCTTAATTCAGTAGCTGAATTTGCAGATGAAATAGTTATAGTGGATAGTGGTTCTACAGACAGAACAAAAGAAATAGCAGAAAAGTTTGGGGCAAAATTTATATATCAAAAGTGGCTTGGATATGGAATGCAGAGAAATAAAGCTATAGATAGTTCCTCAAACGAATGGATTTTAAACATAGATGCTGATGAAGAAATTTCTCCTGCTTTAAAAGAAAAAATAATAAGAATAAAAAATGGAGAAATTGAAGGTGAAGTATTTACAGTAAACTTTACTTCTGTGTGTTTTGGGAAAAAATTAAAACATGGAGGATGGAGTAATTCCTATCATATAAGACTTTTTAAAAAATCAGCAGGAAGATTTAATGATAACATGGTTCATGAAGAATTTAAGACTGATAAAAAAGTTTATACTTTAAAAGAAGATATACTTCATCATAGTTATCTTACAATTCAAGATTATTTTGTAAAATTTAACAGATATACAACTGAAGGAGCTCTTGATTATTACAGAAAAGGTAAAAAACCTTCAGCACTTCAGATAATATTTAATCCAATATATAAATTTATTAAAATGTATATAATAAGATTAGGATTTTTAGATGGAATAGAAGGACTTATGATAGCTTCAGCAAGTGCTATGTATTCCATGGTTAAGTATTTTAAATTAAGAGAAATATATAAAAATGGAGTATATTATGAAGATAATAATATCAAGAACGGATAA